The following are encoded in a window of Haloarcula hispanica ATCC 33960 genomic DNA:
- a CDS encoding HNH endonuclease — protein MKEGIESQYDDPDSYRGDYPPDWAYRIVFRKQLDNNTCTNCGTRFPAEDLEVVRRIPAENGGTNKTTNLLTVCSFCEEDITQTGRLNLPESAKQEPASSPETDSHRVLALQSEVPITEEVEGETEGNGQSRGVSRLEASHVETQSRSPLAVTTTTGGGDEQSVQDDTDGRAGWRRLFVASIGGTAMFLGYLCAFGISYFLSPIAGNVAFYGLPLAGLVAGVRWRLSTAIASVYVVLMYAAVWDSISTELFMTPFAWVPVVAPLTGIAYGVVAERTEFSLRNLPSDPRLVVQRFR, from the coding sequence ATGAAGGAAGGTATCGAATCGCAGTACGACGACCCTGACAGCTACCGGGGCGACTACCCACCAGACTGGGCGTACCGGATCGTCTTCCGGAAGCAGTTGGACAACAACACTTGCACCAACTGCGGGACGCGGTTCCCTGCGGAGGATTTGGAAGTCGTGCGACGAATCCCCGCCGAGAACGGCGGGACAAACAAGACCACAAACCTCCTGACAGTGTGCTCGTTCTGCGAAGAAGACATCACACAGACGGGACGCCTGAACCTGCCAGAGTCAGCGAAACAAGAGCCAGCAAGCAGTCCCGAAACGGACTCCCACAGAGTGCTTGCATTGCAGAGCGAGGTCCCGATCACCGAGGAAGTCGAGGGCGAAACGGAGGGCAACGGGCAGTCTCGTGGTGTCTCCCGGCTGGAAGCCAGCCACGTCGAGACACAGTCGAGGAGCCCTCTTGCAGTCACCACGACGACTGGGGGAGGCGACGAGCAGTCCGTCCAGGACGACACCGACGGGCGTGCTGGATGGCGACGGCTATTCGTCGCATCTATCGGAGGCACAGCGATGTTTCTGGGATATCTCTGTGCGTTTGGTATCTCCTACTTCCTGTCCCCAATTGCGGGTAATGTAGCGTTCTACGGCCTCCCGCTGGCCGGGCTCGTAGCGGGAGTCCGATGGCGACTGTCAACAGCCATTGCGTCCGTCTACGTTGTTTTGATGTACGCTGCCGTCTGGGACTCCATCTCGACAGAACTGTTCATGACTCCGTTTGCGTGGGTTCCCGTGGTTGCGCCACTGACTGGGATTGCCTACGGAGTCGTAGCCGAGCGTACTGAGTTCTCGCTGCGGAACCTGCCCTCAGATCCGCGACTGGTGGTCCAGCGCTTCCGTTGA
- a CDS encoding ArdC-like ssDNA-binding domain-containing protein: MSTIQSETPEQSSSQQTTCTFDDSDSRDEEMRDQLDAWVEDLADLTSEAQASEQFQQWLDVQSKFHDYSARNTLLIKLQCPEATQVAGYNTWQDEFDRYVQQGEDAIWIWAPIITKKCPECGNSPSYHENTDCEYDETEPEQWRRGLVGFRPTSVFDISQTEGEPLPELETEAHGDPDGLVEDLLDATDEIGVDARIVAPEEWEHGSARGVCERRNVMTTNPMVEAVDRDNRAALASTLIHEFAHAELHFDVEDEAERSKREVEAEAVAYVVSRHFGLDPDNSAFYLAAWDGDAPETLRDRLDRISSTAADLIDAVEGAS; encoded by the coding sequence ATGTCAACGATACAGTCAGAGACTCCAGAGCAGTCGTCCAGCCAGCAGACCACTTGCACCTTCGACGATTCGGACTCCCGGGACGAGGAGATGCGCGACCAACTCGATGCGTGGGTCGAGGATCTTGCCGACCTCACGAGCGAGGCCCAAGCTAGCGAGCAGTTCCAGCAGTGGCTCGATGTGCAGAGCAAGTTCCACGATTACTCGGCTCGGAACACGCTGTTGATCAAGCTCCAGTGTCCCGAAGCAACCCAAGTCGCCGGCTACAATACGTGGCAAGACGAGTTCGACCGCTACGTCCAGCAAGGCGAGGACGCGATCTGGATCTGGGCTCCGATCATCACGAAGAAGTGCCCCGAATGCGGCAATTCGCCGTCGTATCACGAGAACACTGATTGCGAGTACGATGAGACAGAGCCCGAACAATGGCGTCGAGGGCTGGTCGGGTTCCGGCCAACGTCGGTGTTCGATATCTCCCAGACAGAGGGTGAGCCGCTTCCCGAACTGGAGACAGAAGCACACGGCGACCCGGATGGACTTGTCGAGGACCTGTTGGACGCCACCGACGAGATCGGCGTCGACGCAAGAATCGTCGCTCCCGAAGAGTGGGAGCATGGGTCTGCACGGGGTGTCTGCGAGCGTCGGAACGTCATGACGACAAATCCGATGGTCGAAGCGGTCGACCGAGACAATCGGGCCGCCCTCGCGAGTACACTGATTCACGAGTTCGCCCATGCAGAGCTTCACTTCGATGTCGAGGATGAGGCGGAGCGGTCGAAACGCGAAGTCGAAGCCGAGGCAGTCGCCTACGTGGTCAGTCGTCACTTCGGGCTGGACCCCGACAACTCGGCGTTCTACCTCGCAGCGTGGGACGGCGACGCACCAGAGACGTTGCGGGACCGGCTGGACCGTATCTCGTCGACTGCGGCGGATCTGATCGACGCCGTCGAAGGTGCCAGCTGA
- a CDS encoding beta clamp domain-containing protein produces the protein MSQSTAASSTEAATTDAETSVPETPADGDAEIDTADLLSLDAPQHLRISGEVQLFERIFAAAGTVTDKTRIGITESGIAIRAADLQGHAMVDLRVSGSSFTSFDAGRGTLGVDVGRVRDALSVGDAGDLAQFVLDAANSKLEIDIDGITRTIDLEAVESLRYPVEMPDINIPATVHLSPDDISLGLDAADMLADRFDLSVDADAGEVRFAADGDTDSMTYRWDDTDLIAFEPADVEVKLDASLVKSANSGLPDGTNRVLHIGDSVPLVLKSEFPDADGAMQFVIAPKLPN, from the coding sequence ATGTCACAGTCTACAGCGGCCAGCAGCACCGAAGCAGCAACCACCGACGCCGAAACGAGCGTGCCAGAGACGCCGGCGGACGGTGACGCAGAAATCGACACTGCGGACCTCCTGTCGCTCGATGCCCCACAGCACCTCCGGATCAGCGGCGAGGTCCAGTTGTTTGAGCGGATTTTCGCGGCGGCTGGCACGGTCACAGACAAGACACGGATAGGAATTACAGAGTCGGGAATCGCCATCCGGGCGGCTGACCTGCAGGGACACGCGATGGTCGACTTGCGTGTTTCTGGGAGTTCGTTCACCTCTTTCGATGCAGGGAGGGGGACGTTGGGGGTGGACGTCGGACGAGTTCGCGATGCACTCTCGGTCGGCGATGCAGGCGACCTTGCACAGTTCGTACTTGATGCAGCGAATAGCAAACTGGAAATCGATATCGACGGGATAACGCGCACTATTGATCTTGAGGCGGTTGAATCGCTCCGCTACCCTGTCGAGATGCCGGATATCAACATCCCGGCAACCGTCCATCTGAGTCCAGACGACATCTCGCTCGGTCTTGACGCAGCGGATATGCTCGCCGACCGGTTTGACCTCTCTGTTGACGCCGATGCCGGAGAAGTGCGGTTTGCCGCAGACGGCGACACTGACAGCATGACCTACCGGTGGGACGACACCGATCTCATCGCCTTCGAGCCTGCGGATGTCGAAGTGAAACTGGACGCATCGCTGGTCAAATCGGCGAATTCTGGCCTGCCAGACGGCACGAATCGGGTTCTCCATATCGGAGACTCAGTCCCGCTCGTGCTGAAATCGGAGTTCCCCGACGCCGATGGAGCGATGCAATTCGTTATCGCGCCGAAGCTCCCGAACTGA
- the cas2 gene encoding CRISPR-associated endonuclease Cas2 has product MYVVMVYDLEADRTQKALKIGRRYLTHVQNSVLEGEISEGDLSNLKNEIDDLLKPGESTIIYELSSDTLLNRTVYGDDPTEDQRFL; this is encoded by the coding sequence ATGTACGTGGTGATGGTATACGATTTGGAAGCGGATCGAACGCAGAAAGCGCTCAAAATTGGTCGGCGATATCTGACTCACGTACAGAACTCAGTTCTTGAAGGCGAAATCTCCGAGGGTGACCTTTCTAACCTCAAGAATGAGATTGATGATTTGCTGAAACCAGGTGAATCGACAATTATCTACGAGCTGTCTTCTGATACACTGCTCAACCGGACAGTCTACGGCGACGATCCAACTGAGGATCAGCGGTTTCTATAG
- the cas1b gene encoding type I-B CRISPR-associated endonuclease Cas1b, with protein MDRNYHVFSDGRLERSDDTLRLVPDDDGDKQYIPIENAEAFFLHGQIDFNTRLMSFLNDRTVALHIFGWEDYYAGSVMPKRGQTSGKTVVNQVRAYEDSQHRRQLAAAIVKGSIHNMRTNVVYYNGRDHDLDSVIEDLEAAATRVDESLPIDELMGIEATAKKAYYRSFNQILPSEFQLSQREYNPPPNEINSLISFGNSMVYANCVSAIRATALDPTISYLHEPGERRYSLSLDIADLFKPVLADRVLFRLVNRNQISESDFETELGSCLLNEAGRKTYTKAFEEMLERTVEHPTLNRKVSYQYLMRLEAYKLKKHLLTGEAYDSFQRWW; from the coding sequence ATGGATAGGAACTACCACGTCTTTTCCGACGGTCGACTCGAACGCAGTGACGACACGCTCAGACTCGTCCCTGACGACGATGGGGACAAGCAATACATTCCAATCGAGAACGCTGAGGCGTTCTTTTTACACGGTCAGATCGATTTCAACACGCGGCTGATGTCGTTCCTCAACGATCGGACGGTCGCGCTACACATCTTCGGCTGGGAGGATTACTATGCTGGCTCGGTGATGCCGAAACGCGGCCAAACCTCTGGGAAAACTGTAGTCAACCAAGTTCGAGCATATGAGGACAGTCAACACCGACGACAACTGGCCGCCGCGATTGTGAAGGGGAGTATCCACAATATGCGAACCAATGTGGTCTACTACAACGGCCGAGATCACGATCTCGACAGTGTAATTGAGGACTTGGAAGCCGCAGCAACACGCGTTGACGAGAGTCTCCCGATTGACGAACTGATGGGTATCGAGGCGACCGCAAAAAAGGCCTACTACCGTAGCTTCAACCAAATTCTTCCGAGTGAGTTCCAGCTCTCCCAACGGGAATACAACCCACCACCGAATGAGATTAATAGCCTCATTTCGTTCGGCAATTCGATGGTCTACGCCAACTGCGTCTCAGCAATTCGAGCCACTGCACTCGACCCGACGATTAGCTACCTACACGAGCCCGGTGAGCGGCGGTACTCGCTATCTCTTGATATCGCTGACTTATTCAAACCCGTGCTCGCAGACCGGGTACTATTCCGGTTGGTGAATCGGAATCAAATTTCGGAAAGTGATTTCGAGACCGAGCTCGGCTCCTGTCTGTTGAACGAAGCTGGTCGGAAAACGTACACGAAGGCGTTCGAAGAAATGCTTGAACGTACTGTTGAACACCCGACGCTCAACCGAAAAGTTAGCTATCAGTACCTGATGCGTCTCGAAGCATACAAACTGAAAAAGCATCTCCTCACCGGAGAAGCATACGACTCGTTCCAACGGTGGTGGTAA
- the cas4 gene encoding CRISPR-associated protein Cas4 has translation MTDADPVNRLLATARGEPVDEPFRVTGVMVQYYYVCKRELWFESRNLEIDRENATVVRGTRVDETAYSDKRENLHLGMISLDLLDDGRVVEVKPSSTLTEPAEMQLSYYLWYLDRVADIQRDGVLAHPRERKREPVELTTERSEKVETAIRGIHDIVNQSSPPPAEEKPFCDSCAYHDFCWC, from the coding sequence ATGACCGATGCAGATCCAGTCAACCGCCTCCTCGCAACCGCTCGCGGCGAGCCAGTTGACGAACCGTTCCGCGTGACCGGCGTGATGGTGCAGTACTACTACGTTTGCAAACGCGAACTCTGGTTCGAAAGCCGAAACCTCGAAATCGACCGCGAGAACGCGACCGTCGTCCGTGGCACCCGTGTTGATGAGACAGCCTACAGCGACAAACGCGAGAACCTCCATCTCGGAATGATCTCACTGGATCTGCTTGACGACGGCCGTGTCGTTGAGGTCAAACCTTCATCAACGCTTACCGAACCCGCTGAAATGCAGTTGTCATACTACCTCTGGTATCTCGACCGCGTCGCCGATATCCAACGAGACGGCGTCTTGGCTCACCCACGCGAGCGGAAGCGTGAGCCGGTCGAACTTACGACGGAGCGGAGTGAAAAAGTCGAAACTGCGATCCGCGGAATTCACGATATCGTCAATCAGTCATCGCCACCGCCAGCCGAGGAGAAACCATTCTGTGACTCCTGTGCGTACCATGACTTCTGTTGGTGTTAA
- a CDS encoding CRISPR-associated endonuclease Cas3'', which translates to MTMYSHPPEEGYEGVYLRTHLDDVARRANEIVPAEATTPDDESLQRVVETLAYVHDFGKATTFFQEYLRHNTEPEYKPCRYHAPIGSFAAYYALDAQGFESETCLAGFVAVAKHHGRLPDVTQYIHDRAYNSENSTAGAQTNAEQQQAAIAMQLNNIEEHVPELAADLFVAATDNDGSWDGFRQSYKELLDEIAAAVATESGTTINRESLSDSCYGLVLEIWGSLVLADKTSAASRSENTASESAYEAVQPSLQVLDEYVGDLEASSPADPDGSRTERLNHYRSRARAAVTENAKQFAEDGGGVATLTLPTGMGKTLSGLSAAQTVRDELDGERVVYALPFTSIIDQVVDEVKDIYETDTLGRLLTAHHHLSETKIVDEDDVDADKADKNDDVAGILAESWRAGLTVTTFVQLFESLAGPANKQSMKIPALRDSVVILDEPQSLPLDWWKLVPRLVAILTERYDATVIAMTATQPQLFDEATDRGEEVTELVDEPDVYFEATERVQYELDESTERYIETQEIPKPYADASAELLTAVDAGASTLAVCNTIDSARALFDELIDIQDSLLNVGDIYADELSKVESTADIDPQTLATRITKRSDQSILHLSTRLRPVDRLKLIETAKELTDNGHGLITVSTQLIEAGVDISFDRVYRDLAPIDSIVQAAGRCNRSFEREQGRVIVWWLDVPDEQQKTPAEAVYNRGATLLPVAAETLDTVREADESLSETTVARTAVTEYYKKLHTDKNVGKQEYAEYVDNARGDKLAELSLINQRNAVDIIICRTEAERRQVEQVREAWKRYEFDRVRRLMDGLKEIRVSFPIYHGESDKKEKLGQLNPVHSDTDVLCLDVRKHGLSQYFDQNTGFVIPDSTAERRIL; encoded by the coding sequence ATGACTATGTACTCTCATCCACCCGAAGAGGGCTATGAGGGTGTCTATCTTCGGACGCATCTGGATGATGTTGCCCGACGGGCCAACGAAATCGTTCCCGCTGAAGCGACAACACCTGATGATGAGTCGCTACAGCGAGTCGTTGAGACGCTTGCCTACGTTCACGACTTCGGGAAAGCGACGACGTTCTTTCAGGAGTACCTCCGACACAATACCGAGCCCGAGTACAAGCCGTGTCGGTATCACGCTCCAATCGGCTCGTTCGCCGCCTACTACGCCCTCGATGCACAGGGGTTTGAATCTGAGACCTGTCTGGCCGGCTTCGTCGCGGTCGCCAAACATCACGGCCGGCTTCCAGATGTGACCCAGTATATCCACGACCGTGCGTACAACTCAGAGAACTCAACGGCTGGAGCCCAAACCAACGCCGAACAACAACAGGCAGCAATCGCTATGCAGCTCAACAATATCGAGGAACACGTCCCCGAGCTTGCGGCCGACCTCTTCGTTGCTGCAACTGATAACGATGGATCGTGGGACGGATTTCGGCAGTCGTACAAAGAGCTTCTTGATGAAATTGCCGCTGCCGTTGCCACAGAGAGCGGGACGACAATCAATCGAGAGTCGCTCTCAGACTCTTGTTATGGTCTAGTCCTCGAAATATGGGGATCGCTCGTGCTCGCAGATAAGACGAGTGCAGCAAGTCGCAGTGAGAATACTGCCTCGGAGTCGGCGTACGAAGCAGTGCAGCCGTCACTACAGGTGTTAGACGAATATGTAGGGGATCTGGAAGCGTCCTCGCCTGCTGATCCGGACGGTTCCAGAACGGAGCGACTCAACCACTATCGTTCACGCGCACGGGCAGCTGTTACAGAAAACGCGAAGCAATTTGCGGAGGATGGCGGTGGCGTAGCGACGCTCACACTGCCAACCGGAATGGGGAAAACACTCTCCGGGCTGTCGGCCGCACAGACGGTTCGTGACGAACTCGACGGCGAACGTGTCGTCTATGCACTTCCGTTTACTAGCATCATCGATCAGGTCGTCGATGAAGTCAAAGATATCTACGAGACCGATACATTAGGACGATTACTGACGGCTCACCACCATCTTTCGGAAACCAAGATCGTTGACGAAGATGACGTAGACGCCGACAAAGCGGATAAGAACGACGACGTTGCTGGGATTCTCGCCGAAAGTTGGCGGGCTGGGCTCACAGTTACAACGTTCGTGCAGTTGTTCGAGAGCCTTGCTGGGCCAGCCAACAAACAGTCGATGAAGATTCCCGCTCTCCGTGACAGTGTAGTTATCCTTGATGAGCCACAGAGCTTGCCGCTCGACTGGTGGAAGCTCGTCCCCCGTCTTGTTGCAATACTGACCGAGCGGTACGATGCAACGGTCATCGCTATGACTGCAACGCAACCACAGTTGTTCGATGAAGCAACCGACCGAGGAGAAGAGGTGACTGAATTGGTCGACGAGCCTGATGTGTACTTCGAGGCCACCGAGCGCGTCCAGTACGAACTTGACGAGTCGACTGAGCGGTATATTGAGACCCAAGAAATCCCGAAACCATACGCCGACGCGAGTGCTGAACTGCTGACTGCAGTTGACGCAGGGGCGTCAACGCTTGCGGTCTGTAACACAATCGATAGTGCACGAGCACTCTTTGACGAACTCATCGACATCCAAGACTCGCTTCTTAATGTGGGTGATATCTACGCTGACGAACTCAGCAAAGTTGAATCGACAGCGGACATCGATCCACAAACTCTTGCAACTCGTATCACTAAGCGAAGCGATCAGTCGATTCTCCACCTGTCGACACGACTCCGTCCAGTGGATCGCCTCAAACTGATCGAAACCGCAAAAGAACTCACCGACAACGGACATGGTCTCATCACGGTCTCGACACAGCTCATCGAAGCCGGCGTCGACATCAGCTTCGACCGCGTCTACCGTGATCTGGCTCCAATTGACAGTATTGTCCAAGCAGCCGGTCGCTGTAATCGGTCGTTCGAGCGAGAACAAGGACGTGTTATTGTCTGGTGGCTTGATGTGCCGGATGAGCAGCAAAAAACGCCTGCAGAGGCGGTCTACAATCGAGGGGCGACACTGCTTCCTGTGGCGGCTGAAACGCTCGACACTGTTCGTGAAGCAGATGAATCGCTCTCCGAGACCACTGTTGCCCGCACAGCAGTTACAGAATATTACAAAAAACTACATACTGACAAGAACGTTGGCAAGCAAGAGTACGCCGAGTATGTCGACAATGCACGCGGGGACAAACTGGCGGAGTTGTCGCTGATCAACCAGCGTAACGCTGTGGACATCATCATTTGCCGAACTGAAGCCGAACGGCGGCAAGTAGAACAGGTGCGCGAAGCGTGGAAGCGGTACGAGTTCGACCGTGTCCGTCGGTTGATGGATGGACTCAAGGAGATACGAGTCTCGTTCCCTATCTATCACGGTGAGTCTGATAAAAAAGAAAAGCTGGGGCAATTGAATCCAGTCCATTCCGATACGGATGTACTGTGTCTTGATGTCCGCAAACACGGGTTGAGCCAGTATTTTGATCAGAATACCGGGTTCGTCATACCGGACAGCACTGCTGAGAGGCGGATCTTATGA
- the cas5b gene encoding type I-B CRISPR-associated protein Cas5b codes for MSQQSLDSWTANGNDGQPDRCLSFTVRGPWGHFRRIEGNIVKQTYRIIPRTTVAGLLAAVLGIERDSYYDLFAPDSSAVAIEPVREIRTVNMPMNTLSTADGNLQTLNSYGKISVRLPDPTTLRQQHNYEVLVDPAYRIDVALADEQWYTELRETLAAGESHYVPSLGLSEHLADIEYHGEFDIADGPLTDTVEVDSAVPNAVDDVVLDAGTRCQIEESPAFMESDSGGRTTTGFTNYAYNPDADSLNVRDTTAASVDGRTVVFV; via the coding sequence CAACAATCGCTGGACAGCTGGACGGCAAACGGAAACGACGGCCAGCCTGACCGCTGTCTCTCGTTTACCGTTCGCGGCCCGTGGGGTCACTTCCGACGGATTGAGGGCAATATTGTCAAGCAAACTTATCGAATCATACCCCGGACCACCGTTGCTGGGCTCCTAGCAGCCGTTCTTGGGATTGAACGGGATAGCTACTACGACCTGTTCGCGCCCGATAGCTCGGCAGTCGCCATCGAACCCGTTCGGGAGATTAGGACGGTCAATATGCCGATGAACACACTGTCGACCGCTGATGGGAACTTACAGACGCTGAACAGCTATGGGAAGATCAGTGTAAGACTCCCAGATCCAACCACACTCCGGCAGCAACACAACTATGAGGTACTAGTCGATCCAGCCTACCGAATCGATGTTGCACTTGCCGACGAGCAGTGGTATACCGAACTGCGCGAGACGCTCGCCGCAGGCGAATCACACTACGTACCGAGTCTTGGCCTTTCGGAGCATCTCGCTGATATCGAGTATCACGGCGAATTCGATATCGCGGATGGACCGCTGACCGATACTGTGGAAGTCGACTCGGCTGTCCCAAATGCCGTTGACGATGTCGTTCTGGACGCAGGAACACGCTGTCAGATCGAAGAATCACCCGCGTTTATGGAGTCCGATTCCGGTGGTCGGACGACAACTGGATTCACGAACTACGCCTACAATCCTGATGCCGACTCGCTTAACGTGCGAGATACGACAGCAGCCAGTGTCGACGGTCGAACCGTGGTGTTCGTCTGA